The Nitratidesulfovibrio sp. genome window below encodes:
- the nusB gene encoding transcription antitermination factor NusB, translating to MTNQGKKPTRRSERALAFQVLYGLSFTPATSEGALRAAYAASPDVADRTAEDEKPDRHAPATAPQGYAWEVILGVWKTQAELDEAVSGFSQNWRVERMGRVELTLLRIAVYEMLFRDDVPAKVAMNEAIELSKQFGDDNSRGFINGILDAVARAVESGRLSPKGQ from the coding sequence ATGACCAACCAGGGCAAAAAACCCACCCGGCGCAGCGAGCGCGCGTTGGCCTTCCAGGTGCTGTACGGGCTCAGCTTCACCCCGGCCACCAGCGAAGGCGCGTTGCGCGCGGCCTATGCCGCCTCGCCCGATGTGGCCGACCGCACCGCCGAGGACGAAAAGCCCGACCGGCACGCCCCCGCCACCGCCCCGCAGGGCTACGCGTGGGAAGTCATCCTCGGCGTGTGGAAGACGCAGGCCGAACTGGACGAGGCGGTTTCGGGATTTTCGCAGAACTGGCGCGTGGAGCGCATGGGCCGCGTGGAACTGACGCTGCTGCGCATCGCCGTGTACGAAATGCTGTTCCGCGACGACGTGCCCGCCAAGGTGGCCATGAACGAGGCCATCGAGCTTTCGAAGCAGTTCGGCGACGACAACTCGCGCGGGTTCATCAACGGCATTCTCGACGCGGTGGCCCGCGCGGTGGAATCGGGCCGACTATCGCCCAAGGGGCAGTAG
- the leuS gene encoding leucine--tRNA ligase encodes MKYDHQSIEIKWQRTWEESGTFHCDHHSDKPKYYVLEMFPYPSGNIHMGHVRNYSIGDVVARFKRMQGFNVLHPMGWDAFGLPAENAAIKHGTHPAKWTFSNIDNMRSQLRRLGYSYDWRRELATCTPEYYRWEQQFFLRFFEKGLVYRKQAPQNWCPKCHTVLANEQVIEGLCWRCDSAVEQKNLTQWFLRITDYAEELLADLDKLEAGWPERVVSMQRNWIGKSIGAEIVFPLENADSSITVFTTRQDTVFGATFMSLAPEHPLVEQLIDGKPEAPAVRAFVERIRNMDRIVRQSDDLEKEGVFTGAYCVNPFTGHRMPIWVANFVLAEYGTGAVMAVPAHDQRDFEFARKYDLPMQVVIQPEGDALDTAAMQAAWTEAGLLVNSGEFDGLPNDAAKQKIADSLEASGKGRRTVNYRLRDWNISRQRYWGAPIPVVYCDTCGVVAEKDENLPVLLPLEVRTHEDGRSPLPDTPEFADCICPKCGGKGRRETDTMDTFVESSWYFARYTSAGKNDGAFDPAALKYWMPVDQYIGGVEHAILHLLYSRFFVKALRDCGYMDLDEPFANLLTQGMVLKEGAKMSKSKGNVVDPTEMIARYGADTVRLFCLFAAPPERDFDWSDSGIEGSYRFIGRIWRLAEELSGVLMPVKACSATAADAATPQAKDLRNKEHATVRKAGADISDRFQFNTAIAAVMELVNALYLAKDELSGSEGGRRVLSSAVATALTLLSPITPHLSEELWEVIGNAGRITDEPWPQWSEEALARDEETIVVQINGKLRGRVSVPAGADAKAIEAAALSEPNVARHLEDVTVRKVVVIPGKLVNVVVG; translated from the coding sequence ATGAAATACGATCACCAGTCCATCGAAATCAAATGGCAGCGCACCTGGGAAGAAAGCGGCACCTTCCACTGCGACCACCACTCCGACAAGCCCAAGTACTACGTGCTCGAGATGTTCCCCTATCCGTCGGGCAACATCCACATGGGGCACGTGCGCAACTATTCCATCGGCGACGTGGTGGCCCGTTTCAAGCGCATGCAGGGCTTCAACGTGCTGCACCCCATGGGCTGGGACGCCTTCGGGCTGCCCGCGGAAAATGCCGCCATCAAGCACGGCACCCATCCCGCCAAGTGGACCTTTTCCAACATCGACAACATGCGCAGCCAGTTGCGCCGCCTTGGCTACTCGTATGACTGGCGGCGCGAGCTTGCCACCTGCACGCCCGAATACTACCGCTGGGAGCAGCAGTTCTTCCTGCGCTTCTTCGAGAAGGGCCTTGTGTACCGCAAGCAGGCCCCGCAGAACTGGTGCCCCAAGTGCCACACCGTGCTCGCCAACGAGCAGGTCATCGAAGGGCTGTGCTGGCGCTGCGACTCCGCCGTGGAGCAGAAGAACCTGACCCAGTGGTTCCTGCGCATCACCGACTACGCGGAAGAACTGCTGGCCGACCTCGACAAGCTGGAAGCGGGCTGGCCCGAGCGTGTTGTGAGCATGCAGCGCAACTGGATCGGCAAGTCCATCGGCGCGGAGATCGTGTTTCCGCTGGAGAATGCCGACAGTTCCATCACCGTGTTCACCACCCGGCAGGACACCGTGTTCGGCGCCACCTTCATGAGCCTTGCGCCGGAACATCCCTTGGTGGAACAGCTCATTGACGGAAAGCCCGAAGCTCCGGCGGTGCGGGCCTTCGTGGAGCGCATCCGCAACATGGACCGCATCGTGCGCCAGTCGGACGACCTGGAAAAGGAAGGCGTGTTCACCGGTGCCTACTGCGTGAACCCCTTCACCGGCCACCGCATGCCCATCTGGGTGGCCAACTTCGTGCTGGCCGAATACGGCACCGGCGCGGTCATGGCCGTGCCCGCGCACGACCAGCGCGACTTCGAGTTCGCCCGCAAGTACGACCTGCCCATGCAGGTGGTCATCCAGCCGGAAGGCGATGCGCTGGACACCGCCGCCATGCAGGCCGCCTGGACCGAGGCAGGCCTGCTGGTCAATTCCGGCGAATTCGACGGCCTGCCCAACGATGCCGCCAAGCAGAAGATCGCCGATTCGCTGGAAGCCTCCGGCAAAGGCCGCCGCACGGTCAACTACCGCCTGCGCGACTGGAACATCTCGCGCCAGCGGTACTGGGGCGCACCCATTCCCGTGGTGTACTGCGATACCTGCGGCGTGGTGGCCGAAAAGGACGAGAACCTGCCCGTGCTGCTGCCGCTGGAAGTGCGCACCCACGAGGATGGCCGCTCGCCCCTGCCCGACACCCCCGAATTCGCGGACTGCATCTGCCCCAAATGCGGCGGCAAGGGCCGCCGCGAGACCGACACCATGGACACCTTCGTGGAGTCCTCGTGGTATTTCGCGCGCTACACCAGCGCCGGCAAGAACGACGGCGCGTTCGACCCCGCCGCGCTCAAGTACTGGATGCCCGTGGACCAGTACATCGGCGGCGTGGAACACGCCATCCTGCACCTGCTTTACTCGCGTTTCTTCGTGAAGGCCCTGCGCGACTGCGGCTACATGGACCTGGACGAACCCTTCGCCAACCTGCTCACCCAGGGCATGGTGCTGAAGGAAGGGGCCAAGATGTCCAAGTCCAAGGGCAACGTGGTGGACCCCACCGAAATGATCGCCCGCTACGGGGCGGACACGGTGCGCCTGTTCTGCCTGTTCGCCGCGCCGCCGGAACGCGACTTCGACTGGAGCGATAGCGGCATCGAGGGTTCCTACCGCTTCATCGGGCGCATCTGGCGCCTGGCCGAGGAACTTTCCGGCGTGCTCATGCCCGTCAAGGCCTGCTCGGCCACGGCGGCAGACGCCGCGACGCCCCAGGCCAAGGACCTGCGCAACAAGGAACACGCCACGGTGCGCAAGGCCGGGGCGGACATCAGCGACAGGTTCCAGTTCAACACGGCCATCGCGGCGGTGATGGAACTGGTCAATGCGCTGTACCTCGCCAAGGACGAATTGTCCGGAAGCGAGGGCGGTCGCCGGGTGCTGTCCAGCGCCGTGGCCACCGCGCTCACGCTGCTCTCGCCCATCACCCCGCACCTTTCCGAAGAGCTGTGGGAAGTCATCGGCAACGCCGGACGCATCACCGACGAGCCGTGGCCGCAATGGAGCGAGGAAGCCCTGGCCCGTGACGAGGAAACCATTGTGGTCCAGATCAACGGCAAGCTGCGCGGCCGCGTCAGCGTGCCCGCAGGGGCGGACGCCAAGGCCATAGAGGCCGCCGCCCTGTCGGAACCCAACGTGGCCCGCCATCTGGAGGATGTCACCGTGCGCAAGGTCGTCGTCATTCCCGGCAAGCTCGTCAACGTGGTGGTCGGCTAG
- the lptE gene encoding LPS assembly lipoprotein LptE — protein MAAASFRNLGPCAGRNGGFLSRMTRRALRVLTVVPLLAALAVLSGCAGYNLTSEETGIFGDGSKTLKIKSVDNPTMYPWLPYMLRSALRDEVAARSLAVWKDEGRADYEIKLRVHYFRLRGDVRDSDDRTQLYTASMAADATVYDGTTNAVLWESKLVTYYDSYDTYNEREAAERVGIELVRRLVDRMRQRF, from the coding sequence ATGGCCGCCGCGTCCTTCAGGAACCTTGGCCCGTGCGCGGGCCGCAACGGCGGATTCCTGTCCCGCATGACGCGGCGTGCGCTGCGTGTCCTCACAGTCGTGCCCCTGCTGGCCGCCCTGGCCGTACTGTCCGGCTGCGCGGGATACAACCTGACCAGCGAGGAAACCGGCATCTTCGGTGACGGCAGCAAGACCCTCAAGATCAAGAGCGTGGACAACCCCACCATGTACCCGTGGCTGCCGTACATGCTGCGTTCCGCCCTGCGGGACGAGGTTGCCGCGCGCAGCCTGGCCGTGTGGAAGGACGAAGGCCGCGCGGACTACGAGATCAAGCTGCGGGTGCACTACTTCCGCCTGCGCGGCGACGTGCGCGACTCCGACGACAGGACGCAGCTGTACACGGCCTCCATGGCCGCCGATGCCACCGTGTACGACGGCACCACCAACGCCGTGCTCTGGGAATCGAAACTCGTCACCTATTACGACTCGTACGACACCTACAACGAACGCGAGGCCGCCGAACGGGTGGGCATCGAACTGGTGCGACGGCTGGTGGACAGAATGCGCCAGCGCTTCTAG
- a CDS encoding DNA polymerase III subunit delta — MTRPGFTICICPDSRLTRDRIDALLAAHPYVAPMAGDNSAASSGLGGLAPSAPATWDRQAFWGDEPLPPAFWEHLTLQGLFATPRALVVRNAQNLPAETWKRISAALAKPNPLAWPFLCLEVPFDKGQPKVPAHIAKLRCLDFAETQKWIWRSPGLDERGVATFVRQHAASRSLRFAPGALEAVCAALPPDATAIATELEKLSLAAGDGEVTPAMAALVDHAADIDIFAFMRALQAGNAPMTVWRQVLRDRLGGDSMLFPFLGMLLRETRILWQLLAGEPVRLPPSVLPPKQQLARQLGHAGLARIWDLALEAEQGIKSGERSPEQAMEMLVAGLFTLFARSRRAATGTGQAGAGQAGGGQSGRPRPPAYVPGGQRN, encoded by the coding sequence ATGACCCGACCCGGCTTCACCATCTGCATCTGCCCCGATTCCCGCCTGACCCGCGACCGCATCGACGCGCTGCTGGCCGCGCATCCGTACGTGGCGCCCATGGCTGGTGACAATTCCGCCGCGTCCTCCGGATTGGGAGGGCTGGCCCCCTCAGCCCCCGCCACCTGGGACCGCCAGGCATTCTGGGGCGACGAACCCCTGCCCCCCGCCTTCTGGGAACACCTGACCCTTCAGGGGCTGTTCGCCACGCCGCGCGCGCTGGTGGTGCGCAACGCCCAGAATCTGCCCGCAGAAACCTGGAAGCGCATTTCCGCAGCGCTGGCCAAGCCCAATCCGTTGGCATGGCCCTTTCTGTGCCTGGAAGTACCCTTCGACAAGGGGCAGCCCAAAGTGCCCGCCCACATCGCCAAGCTGCGCTGCCTGGACTTTGCGGAAACGCAGAAATGGATATGGCGCTCGCCCGGCCTTGACGAACGCGGCGTGGCCACCTTCGTGCGCCAGCATGCCGCCTCGCGCTCCCTCCGTTTCGCCCCCGGCGCGCTGGAGGCGGTCTGCGCCGCCCTTCCACCCGATGCCACCGCCATCGCCACCGAACTGGAAAAGCTTTCGCTTGCAGCAGGCGACGGAGAGGTGACTCCGGCCATGGCCGCGCTGGTGGACCATGCGGCGGACATCGACATCTTTGCCTTCATGCGGGCGCTGCAAGCGGGCAACGCGCCCATGACGGTGTGGCGCCAGGTGCTGCGCGACCGGTTGGGCGGCGATTCCATGCTGTTTCCCTTTCTGGGCATGCTGCTGCGCGAAACGCGCATCCTGTGGCAGTTGCTGGCGGGCGAGCCGGTGCGCCTGCCTCCCTCGGTGCTGCCGCCCAAGCAGCAACTGGCGCGCCAGTTGGGCCATGCCGGGCTTGCCCGGATATGGGACCTGGCGCTGGAGGCGGAGCAGGGCATCAAGAGTGGCGAACGCTCACCCGAGCAGGCCATGGAAATGCTGGTGGCCGGACTGTTCACCCTGTTCGCCCGCAGCCGCCGCGCCGCGACCGGTACCGGTCAGGCTGGTGCGGGCCAAGCCGGCGGCGGACAATCCGGCAGGCCCCGTCCCCCGGCGTACGTGCCGGGCGGACAGAGGAACTGA
- the radC gene encoding DNA repair protein RadC: MTNGPHYHGHRERVRARLRNDPAALPDYEVLELLLGHVLLRRDTKPLAKELLTRFGSLRGVLDARPSELLAVKGFGTSMLDFWALLREVMARYVETPAREREVLGSPQAVAEMARMRLAASPHEEVWVALLDTQNRMVAWERASRGTVNASAVYPREILELALRHKAASIILVHNHPGGNPSPSAGDIEITRQLELSAKAIGMRLLDHVIVTDDTCYSLKDDGLI; this comes from the coding sequence ATGACGAATGGTCCCCACTATCACGGGCACCGGGAACGGGTGCGTGCCAGACTGCGCAACGACCCCGCCGCCCTGCCCGACTACGAGGTGCTGGAATTGCTGCTGGGCCACGTGCTGTTGCGGCGCGATACCAAACCGCTGGCCAAGGAACTGCTGACCCGCTTCGGCAGCCTGAGAGGCGTGCTGGACGCCCGGCCCTCGGAGTTGCTGGCAGTGAAGGGCTTTGGCACGTCGATGCTCGATTTCTGGGCCTTGCTGCGCGAGGTGATGGCCCGCTACGTGGAAACCCCGGCCCGCGAGCGCGAGGTGCTGGGCAGCCCGCAGGCGGTGGCGGAAATGGCCCGGATGCGTCTGGCAGCATCGCCCCACGAGGAAGTGTGGGTGGCCCTGCTGGATACCCAGAACCGCATGGTGGCATGGGAGCGGGCCTCGCGCGGCACGGTAAACGCCTCCGCCGTGTACCCGCGCGAAATCCTGGAGCTGGCCTTGCGGCACAAGGCGGCATCGATCATCCTGGTGCACAACCACCCAGGCGGCAACCCGTCGCCGTCGGCGGGAGACATCGAGATCACCCGGCAACTGGAACTTTCCGCCAAGGCCATCGGCATGCGCCTTCTGGACCACGTCATCGTCACCGATGACACCTGTTACAGCCTCAAGGATGACGGCCTGATCTGA
- a CDS encoding acylphosphatase, translating into MMRSRFRVTGRVQGVGFRSWTCRTARALGLAGWVRNLPDGSVELEARGPDKRMDTLREALWKGPMFANVTRVEEQPYPDSSDSPDAPRGPVEVVEPVLTGGTDAPGTRDGQSAPLHDFHVRF; encoded by the coding sequence ATGATGCGCAGCCGATTCAGGGTCACCGGACGGGTGCAGGGGGTGGGCTTTCGCTCATGGACCTGCCGCACCGCCCGTGCCCTGGGTCTTGCCGGATGGGTGCGCAACCTGCCCGACGGCAGCGTGGAACTGGAAGCCCGGGGACCGGACAAACGCATGGACACCCTGCGCGAGGCCCTGTGGAAAGGACCCATGTTCGCCAATGTCACCAGGGTGGAGGAGCAGCCGTATCCCGATTCGTCCGATTCACCGGACGCGCCACGCGGGCCTGTTGAGGTTGTCGAGCCTGTTCTGACAGGCGGCACCGATGCGCCCGGCACGCGGGACGGGCAAAGCGCCCCCCTGCACGATTTCCATGTCCGATTCTGA
- the lon gene encoding endopeptidase La, translated as MTDDIYDDGTPKGDGPSSGPSSGPSSGPSSDPSSDKDTGKAARQQRDATAPSPADADADAATDATAPTVIDIQPGDRDTQGDATNAEASVTTTPRAGDDVRALDFDGLGDFAVAKPDTPDTVPPDGPESTETPDGPELPVLPDELPVLPVRDVVVFNYMILPLFVGREKSVQAVDAALNGSRYLMICTQRDESVDDPAPEDLHPTGTVVMIMRMLKMPDNRLKVLVQGISRARVESFGVGDGYLTARVETLPEPELGPPTVEQEAMMRAAREQSEKILSLRGIATSDIMAVLNSVDDPGRLADLIAANLRMKVSDAQAILECTDPDARLRLVNEQLVKEVEVASMQAKIQSMAREGMDKAQKDYFLREQMKAIRRELGESGNEDEELEDLTRALERSGLPREVRKEADKQLRRLAAMHPDSSEATVVRTYLEWLAELPWAKLSRDRLDINKAKVILDEDHHGLAKVKDRILEYLSVRKLNPKSKGPILCFAGPPGVGKTSLGRSIARAMGRKFQRISLGGMRDEAEIRGHRRTYIGAMPGRIVQSLKQLGTRNPVLMLDEIDKIGSDFRGDPSSALLEVLDPEQNFSFSDHYLNVPFDLSKVMFICTANQLDTIPAPLRDRMEVISIPGYTMQEKLAIARRYLLPRQAKENGLSPREVTVPDALIERIITGYTREAGLRNLEREIGSLCRKVARRKAEGEKGPFRVTPRMLEKLLGAPRFIDEEKETELLPGVALGLAWTPYGGEVLHVEVTPMKGKGGVTMTGQLGDVMKESAQAAISYARSRAERLGVEPDFSEKLDLHIHVPAGATPKDGPSAGVTMVTALISALTGTPVRSELCMTGEITLRGRVLPVGGIKEKILAAVARGMQHVIIPRQNIKDLEDIPADLLRRIEVHPVGHIDDLLPLAFPKDE; from the coding sequence ATGACCGACGACATATACGACGACGGCACCCCCAAGGGGGACGGCCCAAGCTCCGGCCCAAGCTCCGGCCCAAGCTCCGGCCCAAGCTCCGACCCAAGCTCCGACAAGGACACCGGCAAGGCCGCAAGGCAACAACGGGACGCCACCGCGCCCTCCCCTGCCGACGCCGACGCCGACGCCGCGACTGACGCCACCGCCCCCACCGTCATCGACATCCAGCCCGGCGACCGGGACACTCAGGGCGACGCGACCAACGCAGAGGCAAGCGTGACCACGACGCCCCGCGCGGGTGATGATGTCCGTGCCCTGGATTTCGACGGTCTCGGCGACTTCGCCGTCGCGAAACCGGACACCCCCGACACCGTGCCCCCGGACGGACCGGAATCGACGGAAACACCCGACGGCCCGGAACTGCCCGTGCTGCCCGACGAGCTGCCCGTGCTGCCCGTGCGTGACGTGGTGGTGTTCAACTACATGATCCTGCCCCTGTTCGTGGGCCGCGAAAAGTCGGTGCAGGCCGTGGACGCGGCCCTCAACGGCAGCCGCTACCTGATGATCTGCACCCAGCGCGACGAGTCCGTGGACGACCCCGCGCCGGAAGACCTGCACCCCACCGGCACGGTGGTGATGATCATGCGCATGCTGAAGATGCCCGACAACCGGCTGAAAGTGCTGGTGCAGGGCATCAGCCGCGCCCGTGTGGAATCCTTCGGCGTGGGCGACGGCTATCTTACCGCCCGCGTGGAAACCCTGCCCGAGCCGGAACTGGGTCCGCCCACCGTCGAGCAGGAAGCCATGATGCGCGCCGCCCGCGAGCAGAGCGAAAAGATTCTTTCGCTGCGCGGCATCGCCACTTCGGACATCATGGCCGTGCTCAATTCCGTGGACGACCCCGGCCGCCTTGCCGACCTCATCGCCGCCAACCTGCGCATGAAGGTCTCCGACGCGCAGGCCATCCTGGAATGCACCGACCCCGACGCCCGGCTGCGCCTGGTCAACGAGCAGCTGGTCAAGGAAGTGGAAGTGGCGTCCATGCAGGCCAAGATCCAGAGCATGGCGCGCGAGGGCATGGACAAGGCCCAGAAGGACTACTTCCTGCGCGAGCAGATGAAGGCCATCCGCCGCGAGCTTGGCGAATCCGGCAACGAGGACGAGGAACTGGAAGACCTGACCCGCGCCCTTGAACGCTCCGGATTGCCGCGTGAAGTCCGCAAGGAAGCGGACAAGCAATTGCGCCGTCTGGCCGCCATGCATCCCGATTCGTCCGAGGCCACCGTGGTGCGCACCTACCTGGAATGGCTGGCGGAACTGCCGTGGGCCAAGCTTTCGCGCGACCGGCTGGACATCAACAAGGCCAAGGTGATCCTGGACGAGGACCACCACGGCCTCGCCAAGGTCAAGGACCGCATTCTGGAATACCTCAGCGTGCGCAAGCTGAACCCCAAGTCCAAGGGACCCATCCTGTGCTTCGCGGGGCCTCCCGGCGTCGGCAAGACCTCGCTGGGCCGGTCCATCGCCCGCGCCATGGGCCGCAAGTTCCAGCGCATCTCGCTGGGCGGCATGCGCGACGAGGCGGAAATCCGGGGCCACCGGCGCACCTACATCGGGGCCATGCCGGGGCGCATCGTGCAGAGCCTGAAGCAACTGGGCACGCGCAACCCCGTGCTGATGCTGGATGAAATCGACAAGATCGGCTCCGACTTCCGGGGCGACCCCTCATCCGCGCTGCTCGAGGTGCTGGACCCGGAACAGAACTTCTCGTTCAGCGACCATTACCTGAACGTGCCCTTCGACCTGTCCAAGGTCATGTTCATCTGCACGGCCAACCAGCTGGACACCATTCCCGCCCCCCTGCGCGACCGCATGGAGGTCATCTCCATCCCCGGCTACACCATGCAGGAAAAGCTGGCCATCGCCCGCCGCTACCTGCTGCCGCGCCAGGCCAAGGAAAACGGCCTGTCCCCGCGTGAGGTGACCGTGCCCGACGCGCTCATCGAGCGCATCATCACCGGCTACACCCGCGAGGCCGGGCTGCGGAACCTGGAGCGCGAAATAGGCTCGCTGTGCCGCAAGGTGGCCCGCCGCAAGGCCGAGGGCGAGAAAGGCCCCTTCCGGGTCACCCCGCGCATGCTGGAAAAGCTGCTGGGCGCGCCCCGCTTCATCGATGAGGAAAAGGAAACGGAACTGCTGCCCGGCGTGGCCCTGGGCCTGGCCTGGACCCCCTACGGCGGCGAGGTGCTGCACGTGGAAGTCACCCCCATGAAGGGCAAGGGCGGCGTGACCATGACCGGCCAGCTCGGCGACGTGATGAAGGAAAGCGCACAGGCCGCCATTTCCTACGCGCGCAGCCGCGCCGAACGCCTGGGCGTGGAGCCCGACTTCTCGGAAAAGCTCGACCTGCACATCCACGTGCCCGCAGGCGCCACCCCCAAGGACGGCCCCTCCGCCGGGGTGACCATGGTCACCGCGCTCATCTCCGCCCTTACCGGCACCCCGGTGCGCAGCGAACTGTGCATGACCGGCGAGATCACCCTGCGCGGCCGCGTGCTGCCCGTGGGCGGCATCAAGGAAAAGATACTGGCCGCCGTGGCGCGCGGCATGCAGCACGTCATCATCCCGCGCCAGAACATCAAGGACCTGGAAGACATCCCCGCAGACCTGCTGCGCCGCATCGAAGTCCACCCCGTGGGCCACATCGACGATCTGCTGCCCCTGGCGTTTCCGAAAGACGAATAA